One window of Neptuniibacter halophilus genomic DNA carries:
- the livH gene encoding high-affinity branched-chain amino acid ABC transporter permease LivH, with translation MSEFSLYLLQQLINGLTIGSTYALIAIGYTMVYGIIGMINFAHGEIYMIGSYVAFIVIAGLLGMGLVSLPIILIVALIVAVVISSTYGWTVERVAYRPLRGSNRLIPLISAIGMSIFLQNFVGISQGYRDVALPPQVVGGWTFGDPSVFEVTVSYMQLMIWIATLATMTALTLFISRSRMGRACRACSEDLGMTNLLGIDTNRIIALTFVVGAALAAIAGLLLGLYYGVVNPFVGFIAGLKAFTAAVLGGIGSIPGAMLGGLVLGVTEAMTAAFFPSEYKDVVAFGLLVLILLFRPSGLLGKPEVEKV, from the coding sequence ATGTCAGAATTTTCTCTTTATCTGCTACAACAGCTAATCAACGGACTGACCATCGGATCTACCTATGCTCTGATCGCCATCGGTTACACCATGGTGTACGGCATTATCGGTATGATCAACTTTGCCCACGGCGAGATCTATATGATCGGCTCCTATGTCGCCTTTATCGTAATTGCCGGCCTGCTCGGCATGGGCCTTGTCAGTCTTCCCATTATCCTTATCGTCGCGCTGATCGTTGCCGTCGTCATCTCCAGTACCTACGGCTGGACGGTGGAACGGGTGGCCTACCGGCCTCTGCGTGGCTCTAACCGCCTGATCCCGCTGATCTCTGCGATTGGCATGTCGATCTTCCTGCAGAACTTTGTCGGTATCTCTCAGGGTTACCGTGACGTTGCTCTGCCACCACAGGTCGTTGGCGGCTGGACCTTCGGTGATCCCTCTGTATTTGAAGTCACCGTCTCTTACATGCAGCTTATGATCTGGATCGCGACACTGGCCACCATGACCGCGCTAACCCTGTTCATCTCCCGTTCCCGGATGGGTCGTGCCTGCCGTGCCTGTTCTGAAGATCTGGGCATGACCAATCTGCTCGGTATCGATACCAACCGGATCATCGCCCTGACCTTCGTGGTCGGCGCTGCGCTGGCGGCTATTGCCGGTCTCCTTCTGGGTCTTTACTACGGCGTAGTTAACCCGTTTGTGGGCTTTATTGCCGGCCTGAAAGCCTTCACTGCAGCCGTACTCGGCGGTATCGGTTCGATTCCCGGTGCGATGCTTGGCGGTCTGGTACTGGGTGTGACTGAAGCGATGACTGCCGCGTTCTTCCCGTCTGAATATAAAGATGTGGTGGCCTTCGGTCTGCTGGTACTGATTCTCCTGTTCCGCCCAAGCGGCCTGCTGGGTAAACCTGAAGTGGAGAAAGTGTAA
- a CDS encoding ABC transporter ATP-binding protein — MLSVNKVNTHYGQIQALHDISLEVNPGEIVTLIGANGAGKTTLMMTICGDPQASSGTITFDGEEITGLHTPEIMRKGLAIVPEGRRVFSGMTVEENLYMGSYFRDKADAKATADHVLELFPRLGERFNQRAGTMSGGEQQMLAIGRAMMSKPRMILLDEPSLGLAPIIIQQIFDIIEKLRDEGVTIFLVEQNANQALRIADRGYVLENGRVVMEDSGAALLVNDDVRKAYLGG; from the coding sequence ATGCTGAGCGTAAACAAGGTTAATACCCATTACGGCCAGATTCAGGCGCTGCACGACATCTCTCTGGAAGTGAATCCGGGCGAAATCGTCACCCTGATCGGCGCCAATGGTGCAGGTAAAACCACCCTGATGATGACCATCTGCGGTGATCCACAGGCCTCCTCCGGCACCATCACTTTTGATGGCGAAGAGATTACCGGCCTGCACACCCCGGAGATTATGCGTAAAGGTCTGGCCATTGTGCCGGAAGGCCGGCGTGTATTCAGCGGCATGACCGTGGAAGAAAACCTGTACATGGGTTCCTACTTCCGCGATAAGGCCGATGCCAAAGCCACTGCCGATCACGTACTGGAGCTGTTTCCCCGTCTGGGCGAGCGCTTTAACCAGCGCGCTGGCACCATGTCCGGTGGTGAGCAGCAGATGCTGGCGATCGGCCGGGCAATGATGTCGAAGCCGCGCATGATCCTGCTCGATGAGCCATCACTGGGTCTGGCACCGATCATCATCCAGCAGATTTTCGACATTATCGAAAAGCTGCGTGATGAGGGCGTAACCATCTTTCTGGTGGAACAGAACGCCAACCAGGCACTGCGAATCGCCGATCGTGGCTACGTTCTGGAAAACGGCCGCGTGGTTATGGAAGACAGCGGCGCTGCGCTTCTGGTCAATGACGATGTGCGTAAAGCCTATCTGGGCGGCTGA
- a CDS encoding high-affinity branched-chain amino acid ABC transporter substrate-binding protein encodes MNKFAKKLMTIGTVAALAGAVSIANAETLKIGLAGPATGPVAQYGDMQKIGVMAAIEDINKAGGINGMQLEGVIYDDACDPKQAVAVANKIVNDGVQHVVGHLCSSSTEPAADIYEEEGVLMITAASTSPTITEKGFKLVFRTIGLDSLQGSLAADHILGSVKPQRVAVIHDKQQYGEGLATAVKGKLEENKLTPVMFEGVTPGDKDFSALIAKLKKNNIDFVYYGGYHPELGLILRQSKEKGFDAQFMGPEGIVNSDLAKIAGEAVEGVLATAPKSFDQNAVNQARVEAIKAKGEDPTGPFVFTAYAAVEVMTNAIKETGKTDPFELADHIRATELDTAIGKVKYDEKGDLTESTFLVYQLHKDGSKTPAQ; translated from the coding sequence ATGAATAAATTCGCCAAGAAGCTGATGACAATCGGCACTGTAGCTGCACTGGCTGGTGCCGTTTCCATTGCGAATGCGGAAACTCTGAAAATTGGTCTGGCCGGACCTGCAACCGGCCCTGTTGCCCAGTATGGTGACATGCAGAAAATTGGTGTTATGGCCGCTATTGAAGACATCAACAAAGCGGGCGGCATCAACGGCATGCAGCTTGAAGGCGTAATCTATGACGATGCCTGCGACCCGAAACAGGCAGTAGCCGTAGCCAACAAAATCGTTAATGACGGCGTACAGCATGTTGTAGGTCACCTCTGCTCCTCCTCTACTGAGCCTGCTGCAGATATCTACGAAGAGGAAGGTGTTCTGATGATCACCGCAGCCTCAACCTCTCCGACCATCACTGAAAAAGGTTTCAAACTGGTATTCCGTACCATCGGTCTGGACAGCCTGCAGGGCAGTCTGGCAGCGGATCACATTCTGGGTAGCGTTAAGCCTCAGCGCGTTGCCGTGATCCACGATAAACAGCAGTACGGTGAAGGTCTGGCAACTGCGGTTAAGGGCAAACTGGAAGAGAACAAGCTGACTCCGGTTATGTTCGAAGGTGTAACACCGGGCGACAAAGACTTCTCTGCCCTGATTGCCAAACTGAAGAAAAACAACATCGACTTCGTTTACTACGGCGGTTACCACCCGGAACTGGGTCTGATCCTGCGTCAGTCTAAAGAGAAAGGCTTCGATGCACAGTTCATGGGCCCTGAAGGTATCGTCAACTCCGACCTGGCCAAAATTGCCGGTGAAGCAGTTGAAGGCGTACTGGCAACAGCACCGAAAAGCTTTGACCAGAATGCAGTTAACCAGGCCCGTGTAGAAGCGATCAAAGCCAAAGGCGAAGATCCGACTGGCCCATTTGTATTCACCGCGTATGCTGCGGTTGAGGTAATGACCAATGCGATTAAGGAAACCGGTAAAACCGATCCTTTCGAACTGGCTGACCACATCCGCGCTACTGAGCTGGATACTGCCATCGGTAAAGTGAAGTATGACGAGAAAGGTGACCTGACTGAGTCTACCTTCCTGGTTTACCAGCTGCACAAAGATGGTTCTAAAACCCCTGCGCAGTAA
- a CDS encoding AraC family transcriptional regulator, whose protein sequence is MNAEVQYHRVADTPELILAEARYHDHCFNPHYHLDYHIGLVVDGVQKQSCRGQSELLGPGRVAIMPPGQVHDGASHQARPYRLKTFRISEAMMQREFAEIFQRGGELSFAASVVESPQLSVRLQQLYTMISHQGSLSVLGVEQQWLSILQQLLPQLTPLRAQSLKGQLSEPDWQRVQEYCREHLADKVSLEALAGLCGLSRYQFLRRFEKRVGLTPHAWLTRFRLEQACALLRQPGQMIANVAADVGFYDQSHFNRAFRQAYGVAPSHY, encoded by the coding sequence TTGAACGCAGAAGTGCAGTACCACAGGGTAGCGGATACGCCGGAGCTGATTCTGGCCGAGGCCCGCTATCACGATCACTGTTTTAATCCCCATTATCATCTTGATTACCATATCGGGCTGGTGGTGGACGGGGTGCAGAAACAGTCATGCCGTGGTCAGTCTGAACTGCTCGGGCCGGGGCGGGTGGCAATTATGCCGCCGGGTCAGGTGCATGATGGAGCTTCGCATCAGGCTCGTCCCTACCGGCTGAAAACTTTCCGCATCTCTGAGGCAATGATGCAGAGAGAGTTTGCAGAGATATTTCAGCGTGGCGGTGAGCTGTCGTTTGCTGCCAGTGTCGTTGAAAGCCCGCAGTTGTCGGTCCGGTTGCAGCAACTCTACACCATGATCAGCCATCAGGGTTCGTTGTCTGTACTGGGGGTGGAGCAGCAGTGGCTGTCGATTCTGCAGCAGTTGTTACCGCAACTGACGCCGCTACGTGCTCAGTCGCTTAAGGGGCAGTTGTCCGAACCCGACTGGCAGCGGGTTCAGGAGTATTGTCGCGAACACCTGGCGGATAAGGTCAGTCTTGAGGCGCTGGCCGGTTTGTGTGGTCTGAGCCGGTATCAGTTTCTGCGCCGCTTTGAGAAGCGGGTAGGATTGACACCGCATGCCTGGCTGACCCGGTTCCGGCTGGAGCAGGCTTGCGCTTTGCTGCGTCAGCCGGGGCAGATGATTGCAAACGTAGCGGCTGATGTGGGCTTTTATGATCAGAGCCATTTTAACCGCGCTTTTCGTCAGGCCTACGGGGTGGCCCCTTCGCATTATTAA
- a CDS encoding threonine aldolase family protein — MLATNQRLSRPISFSSDNVTGVQPQILQALQDCNSGMAAPYGHDDYTAACEARLSALFECDVSLFLVPTGTAANALSLSVLCPPWGAVLCHPDSHINNDECGAPEFYTHGAKIIGIGGADSKIDPQQLALRAGVKKQDVHSVQPAVVSVTQATETGSVYTLDELQQISGVCREHGLRLHMDGARFANALVALDCTPAEMTWKLGVDALSFGATKNGVLAAEAILLFDAGLAQEMGYRRKRAGHLFSKMRFMSAQMLAYLEEDLWLNNARHSNAMAARLGAELGAIEGIELCGEVAANILFCKMPQALSAALIEQGFQFYSDRWAPGVVRLVTSFMTREEEVTALVEACRCWFDNQAILGSS, encoded by the coding sequence ATGTTGGCGACCAATCAACGGCTGTCCCGGCCGATCAGTTTCAGCAGTGATAATGTAACGGGTGTTCAGCCTCAGATCCTGCAGGCATTGCAGGATTGCAACAGTGGCATGGCTGCGCCCTATGGGCATGATGACTATACCGCTGCGTGTGAAGCCCGTTTGTCGGCACTGTTTGAGTGTGATGTATCATTGTTTCTTGTGCCGACCGGTACCGCAGCCAATGCGCTGAGCCTGAGTGTGCTGTGCCCTCCCTGGGGTGCGGTATTGTGCCACCCTGACAGTCATATCAATAACGATGAATGCGGTGCGCCAGAGTTTTATACCCACGGCGCGAAGATCATCGGGATTGGCGGTGCCGATTCTAAAATCGACCCGCAGCAACTGGCCCTGCGTGCCGGAGTAAAAAAACAGGATGTGCATTCGGTTCAGCCTGCGGTGGTCAGTGTTACTCAGGCAACAGAAACCGGCAGTGTTTACACCTTAGATGAGTTACAGCAGATCAGCGGCGTGTGCCGGGAGCACGGGCTGCGCCTGCATATGGATGGCGCACGCTTTGCCAATGCGCTGGTTGCACTGGACTGCACGCCGGCGGAGATGACCTGGAAGCTGGGCGTAGATGCGCTTTCATTCGGCGCGACTAAAAACGGTGTACTGGCGGCAGAAGCGATTCTGTTGTTCGATGCCGGGCTGGCTCAGGAGATGGGTTATCGACGCAAGCGGGCGGGCCACCTGTTCTCAAAGATGCGTTTTATGTCAGCACAGATGCTGGCGTATCTGGAAGAGGATCTATGGCTGAATAATGCCCGCCACAGTAATGCGATGGCCGCCCGCCTCGGGGCTGAGCTGGGCGCTATTGAGGGGATTGAGCTGTGTGGTGAGGTGGCGGCGAATATCCTTTTCTGCAAGATGCCGCAGGCGTTGAGTGCTGCCCTGATTGAGCAGGGGTTCCAGTTCTATTCTGACCGTTGGGCGCCTGGCGTCGTGCGTCTGGTGACCTCGTTTATGACCCGGGAGGAGGAGGTTACGGCGCTGGTTGAAGCCTGTAGGTGCTGGTTTGATAATCAGGCTATACTGGGCAGCTCCTGA
- the livG gene encoding high-affinity branched-chain amino acid ABC transporter ATP-binding protein LivG: MSQLLLDVNALTMRFGGLVAVNGVDLKVKNRQIVSIIGPNGAGKTTVFNCLSGFYIPSGGSVMFGNQQIAGLKDYQISRKGLVRTFQHVRLFSNMTVVENMLVAQHRHLNTNLFSGLFKTPSYRRKEREAMDQAAHWLEEVGLLDVANRQAGNLSYGQQRRLEIARCMVTQPELLMLDEPAAGLNPNETKELDELIIKLRDEHEISVLLIEHDMGLVMGISDHIYVIAQGTPLANGTPDEIKNNPDVIKAYLGED, translated from the coding sequence ATGAGTCAGTTACTACTTGATGTGAACGCACTGACCATGCGTTTTGGTGGGCTGGTTGCGGTCAACGGCGTAGACCTGAAGGTTAAAAACCGCCAGATCGTTTCGATTATCGGCCCCAACGGTGCAGGCAAGACCACAGTGTTTAACTGCCTGTCCGGTTTCTATATCCCTTCCGGCGGCAGTGTTATGTTTGGCAATCAGCAGATCGCCGGCCTGAAGGATTACCAGATATCCCGCAAGGGCCTGGTACGTACTTTCCAGCACGTGCGCCTGTTCTCCAACATGACCGTGGTGGAAAATATGCTGGTTGCCCAGCACCGTCACCTGAACACCAACCTGTTCTCCGGCTTGTTCAAAACCCCCTCCTACCGTCGTAAGGAGCGTGAGGCGATGGATCAGGCCGCACACTGGCTGGAAGAAGTAGGCTTGCTCGATGTAGCGAACCGTCAGGCGGGTAACCTTTCCTATGGCCAGCAACGCCGCCTGGAGATCGCCCGCTGTATGGTGACCCAGCCGGAACTGCTGATGCTGGATGAACCGGCAGCCGGTCTGAACCCGAATGAAACCAAAGAGCTCGACGAGCTGATCATCAAACTGCGGGATGAGCATGAGATCTCCGTACTGCTGATCGAGCACGACATGGGTCTGGTAATGGGAATCTCTGATCATATCTACGTTATCGCCCAGGGCACCCCTCTGGCCAACGGCACCCCGGATGAGATCAAGAACAACCCGGACGTGATCAAAGCTTACCTGGGAGAAGACTGA
- a CDS encoding high-affinity branched-chain amino acid ABC transporter permease LivM, which translates to MTGKFYNAIFAAGIALILSCMMIGIKLDTEGTQLAIKGATQEQWLWIGLGIGLVFLSQLFADKIDALFSKVPKPDLATLLPQEQKMATLKPWMMALVIVAMLVWPFMVSRGSVDLATLALIYIMLGLGLNIVVGLAGLLDLGFVAFYAVGAYTYALLSQYFGMSFWACLPISAGLAALFGFILGFPVLRLRGDYLAIVTLGFGEIIRILLNNWTSVTGGPNGISGIDKPTLFGLEFSRRAKEEGTVPFHEFFGIDYSSSYKVIFLYLIAVILTLFVIYVINRLIRMPVGRAWEALREDEIACRSLGLNRTVIKLSAFTLGASTAGFAGAFFAARQGFISPESFIFIESAIILAIVVLGGMGSQVGVILAAIIMTILPELAREFSEYRMLLFGLLMVIMMRWRPQGLVPMKRPHLELNR; encoded by the coding sequence ATGACTGGCAAGTTTTACAACGCTATCTTCGCTGCCGGTATCGCACTGATTCTCAGCTGCATGATGATCGGTATCAAACTGGATACCGAAGGCACGCAGCTTGCGATTAAAGGCGCAACTCAGGAGCAGTGGCTCTGGATCGGTCTGGGTATCGGTCTGGTATTTCTCTCCCAGCTTTTCGCTGACAAGATCGATGCACTTTTCAGTAAAGTGCCTAAGCCGGATCTGGCTACACTGCTGCCACAAGAGCAGAAAATGGCCACGCTTAAACCATGGATGATGGCTCTGGTCATTGTCGCCATGCTGGTCTGGCCGTTTATGGTCTCCCGTGGCTCAGTGGATCTGGCCACTCTGGCGCTGATCTACATCATGCTGGGTCTGGGCCTGAATATTGTGGTGGGTCTGGCGGGTCTGCTCGATCTGGGTTTCGTTGCATTCTATGCGGTCGGCGCCTACACCTACGCCCTGCTCTCTCAGTACTTTGGCATGTCTTTCTGGGCTTGCCTGCCGATCTCAGCAGGTCTCGCTGCACTGTTTGGCTTCATCCTCGGCTTCCCGGTACTGCGGCTGCGCGGCGACTATCTGGCGATTGTGACGCTGGGCTTCGGCGAGATCATTCGTATCCTGCTGAACAACTGGACCAGCGTTACCGGTGGCCCTAACGGCATCTCCGGTATCGATAAGCCAACCCTGTTTGGCCTGGAATTCAGCCGTCGTGCTAAAGAGGAAGGGACCGTACCTTTCCATGAGTTTTTCGGTATCGACTACTCCAGCTCCTACAAGGTGATCTTCCTGTATCTGATCGCGGTAATCCTGACGCTGTTCGTTATCTACGTCATCAACCGTCTGATCCGGATGCCGGTAGGTCGCGCCTGGGAAGCACTGCGCGAAGATGAAATCGCCTGTCGCTCACTGGGCCTGAACCGCACAGTGATCAAGCTGTCAGCCTTTACGCTGGGTGCATCTACCGCAGGGTTTGCCGGCGCTTTCTTCGCTGCACGTCAGGGCTTTATCAGCCCGGAATCCTTTATCTTCATCGAGTCTGCCATCATCCTCGCCATCGTGGTTCTGGGCGGCATGGGCTCACAGGTCGGGGTCATCCTTGCCGCTATTATTATGACCATCCTGCCGGAACTGGCGCGCGAATTCTCTGAATACCGCATGCTGCTGTTCGGACTGCTGATGGTGATCATGATGCGCTGGCGCCCACAGGGTCTGGTACCAATGAAACGCCCACACCTGGAGTTGAATCGATGA